The following proteins are co-located in the Solanum pennellii chromosome 1, SPENNV200 genome:
- the LOC107030089 gene encoding salicylic acid-binding protein 2-like — protein MENNKFLISIVLIVLLPYVNSTTSGRKTIKHFVLVHGACHGAWSWYKIVALIRSSGNNVTSLDLGASGINKKQVLEIPHLSDYFSPLMEFMASLPTHEKVILVGHSFGGWAISNAMERFPEKISVAVFVTALMPGPTLNATTLLTKLQSFNGNVSQLDNRLTYDNGPTNPPTTFIFGPKYLARNVYQLSPIQDLALATTVVRPLYLYSVEDFAKGIVVSSKRYGTIRRVFIVAVEDKTLPKEFQHWMIENNPPDEVKKISGSDHMAMMSKPLKLFTLLLRIAHK, from the exons ATGGAGAATAACAAGTTTCTAATAAGTATAGTACTGATAGTTTTGTTGCCATATGTAAATTCAACAACATCAGGGCGTAAAACTATCAAGCACTTTGTGCTAGTTCATGGCGCGTGTCATGGAGCCTGGTCTTGGTACAAGATTGTGGCACTGATAAGATCTTCAGGGAATAATGTCACATCTCTTGACTTAGGTGCTTCAGGGATCAACAAGAAACAGGTTCTCGAAATCCCACATTTATCTGATTACTTTAGTCCGCTAATGGAGTTCATGGCTTCTCTACCTACACATGAGAAAGTGATTCTTGTAGGCCATAGCTTTGGTGGATGGGCCATATCTAACGCCATGGAAAGATTTCCAGAAAAGATTTCAGTTGCTGTATTTGTTACTGCTCTTATGCCTGGTCCAACTCTAAATGCGACCACTCTCTTAACCAAG TTACAATCTTTCAATGGAAATGTATCTCAACTTGATAATCGTTTAACGTATGATAATGGACCAACCAATCCTCCAACAACCTTCATCTTTGGTCCAAAGTACTTGGCAAGAAATGTTTATCAGCTGAGCCCAATTCAG GATTTGGCGCTGGCCACTACAGTAGTAAGGCCTCTATACTTGTACAGTGTGGAAGATTTTGCTAAGGGGATAGTTGTTTCAAGCAAAAGGTATGGAACAATTAGGCGAGTATTCATTGTGGCTGTTGAAGATAAAACTCTACCCAAGGAATTTCAACATTGGATGATTGAAAATAATCCACCAGATGAAGTGAAAAAGATTTCAGGCTCTGATCACATGGCCATGATGTCTAAGCCCCTAAAACTTTTTACTCTTCTTCTACGTATTGCTCACAAGTGA